A region of Massilia sp. KIM DNA encodes the following proteins:
- a CDS encoding heavy metal translocating P-type ATPase, with amino-acid sequence MNPISPSAGDTTLRIEGMTCASCVARVEKALQAVPGIDSASVNLATEKASVRGSATADALVEAVRKAGYEAALDLPAAPGAPAPAEEGGLPSWWPVAVAALLSAPLVAPMLGQPFGIDWMLPGWLQWALATPVQFWLGARFYRAGWKAARALSGNMDLLVAIGTSAAYGLSVYLLLTGQGHGSRHLYFESSAVVITLVLLGKWLEGRAKRQTVGAIRALEALRSSDALVRRGGRELRVPLAELARGDLMVVLPGERVPADGRVLEGSSHLDESLLTGESLPVARKPGDKVTGGAVNGEGLLLVEATAVGAESMLSQIIRMVEDAQAVKAPIQRLVDKVSAVFVPVVLLISLLTLLGWGLATGDWQAALLNAVAVQVIACPCALGLATPTAIMVGTGAAARHGILIKDAEALETAHALQVVVFDKTGTLTEGRPQVVAVEGGDASRLLQLAWAVQQYSAHPLARAVAEAAAARGLALPRAEGAAALPGRGVRAEVEGATLYLGNRRLMEELGVPVLDGAAAHEQAGRTVSWLAEERAGRVRVLGLLAFGDRVKPGAAAAVARLRAMGVEPVMLTGDNAGAARAVAAELGIADFHAEVLPGDKARVVEALRAQGRSVGMVGDGINDAPALAAADVGIAMAGGTDVAMHTAGVTLMRGDPGLVPDAIAVSQRTYRKIRQNLGWAFVYNVVGIPLAAFGLLNPVLAGAAMALSSVSVVANALLLRRWAPAAGARTDEQTSISTTGAQTPREPGGNTMYELTVEGMSCGHCVGRVTKSVQGVDQDAKVTIDLPTKKVKIESGADLDAIAAAIDEAGYPVSARSAA; translated from the coding sequence ATGAACCCCATTTCCCCCAGCGCAGGCGACACCACGCTGCGCATCGAAGGCATGACCTGCGCGTCCTGCGTGGCGCGGGTCGAGAAGGCCCTGCAGGCGGTGCCCGGCATCGACAGCGCCAGCGTCAACCTGGCCACCGAGAAGGCCAGCGTGCGGGGCAGCGCCACGGCCGACGCCCTGGTCGAGGCGGTGCGCAAGGCCGGCTACGAGGCCGCGCTCGACCTGCCCGCGGCGCCCGGCGCGCCTGCGCCGGCGGAGGAGGGCGGCTTGCCGTCCTGGTGGCCGGTGGCGGTGGCGGCCCTGCTGAGCGCGCCCCTGGTGGCGCCGATGCTGGGCCAGCCCTTCGGCATCGACTGGATGTTGCCCGGCTGGCTGCAATGGGCGCTGGCGACCCCGGTCCAGTTCTGGCTCGGCGCGCGCTTCTACCGCGCCGGATGGAAGGCCGCGCGCGCGCTCAGCGGCAACATGGACCTGCTGGTCGCGATCGGCACCAGCGCCGCCTATGGGCTGTCGGTCTACCTGCTGCTCACCGGGCAGGGCCACGGCAGCCGCCACCTGTATTTCGAGTCCTCGGCGGTGGTGATCACCCTGGTCCTGTTGGGCAAGTGGCTGGAGGGCCGGGCCAAGCGCCAGACCGTGGGCGCGATCCGCGCCCTGGAAGCGCTGCGCAGCAGCGATGCCCTGGTCCGGCGCGGCGGCCGCGAGCTGCGCGTGCCGCTGGCCGAGCTGGCGCGCGGCGACCTGATGGTCGTGCTGCCGGGCGAGCGCGTGCCGGCCGACGGCCGCGTGCTCGAGGGTTCCAGCCACCTGGACGAATCCCTGCTCACCGGCGAAAGCCTGCCGGTGGCGCGCAAGCCCGGCGACAAGGTGACCGGCGGCGCGGTCAACGGCGAAGGCCTGCTGCTGGTCGAGGCGACCGCGGTGGGGGCGGAGTCGATGCTGTCGCAGATCATCCGCATGGTCGAGGACGCGCAGGCGGTGAAGGCGCCGATCCAGCGCCTGGTCGACAAGGTAAGCGCGGTGTTCGTGCCGGTGGTGCTCCTGATTTCGCTCCTGACCCTGCTCGGCTGGGGCCTGGCCACTGGCGACTGGCAGGCGGCGCTGCTCAATGCGGTGGCGGTGCAGGTGATCGCCTGCCCCTGCGCCCTGGGCTTGGCCACGCCGACCGCGATCATGGTCGGGACCGGCGCGGCGGCGCGCCACGGTATTTTGATCAAGGACGCCGAGGCCCTGGAAACCGCCCATGCGCTGCAGGTGGTGGTGTTCGACAAGACCGGCACCCTGACCGAGGGCCGGCCCCAGGTGGTGGCGGTCGAGGGCGGCGACGCGTCGCGGCTGCTGCAACTGGCCTGGGCGGTGCAGCAGTACAGCGCCCACCCGCTGGCCAGGGCGGTGGCCGAGGCGGCCGCCGCACGCGGCCTGGCCCTGCCGCGCGCCGAGGGCGCCGCGGCCTTGCCCGGGCGCGGCGTGCGCGCCGAGGTCGAGGGCGCCACGCTCTACCTCGGCAACCGCCGCCTGATGGAGGAGCTCGGCGTGCCCGTGCTGGACGGCGCCGCCGCCCACGAGCAAGCCGGCCGCACCGTGTCCTGGCTGGCCGAGGAGCGCGCGGGCCGGGTGCGGGTGCTGGGCCTGCTGGCCTTCGGCGACCGCGTCAAGCCGGGCGCGGCGGCGGCGGTGGCGCGCCTGCGGGCGATGGGCGTGGAGCCGGTGATGCTGACCGGCGACAATGCCGGCGCCGCCCGCGCCGTGGCTGCGGAACTGGGCATCGCCGACTTCCATGCCGAGGTGCTGCCGGGGGACAAGGCGCGGGTGGTAGAGGCGCTGCGCGCGCAGGGGCGCAGCGTGGGCATGGTGGGCGACGGCATCAACGACGCCCCGGCGCTGGCGGCGGCCGACGTCGGCATCGCGATGGCGGGCGGCACCGACGTCGCCATGCACACCGCCGGCGTGACCCTGATGCGCGGCGATCCCGGCCTGGTGCCGGACGCGATCGCGGTCTCGCAGCGCACCTACCGCAAGATCCGCCAGAACCTTGGCTGGGCCTTCGTCTACAACGTGGTCGGCATTCCGCTGGCGGCCTTCGGGCTGCTCAATCCGGTGCTGGCGGGAGCGGCGATGGCCCTGAGCTCGGTGAGCGTGGTGGCCAACGCGCTGCTGCTGCGGCGCTGGGCGCCGGCGGCCGGCGCCCGGACCGATGAACAGACAAGCATTTCAACCACTGGGGCACAGACGCCCCGCGAACCAGGAGGAAACACCATGTATGAACTGACCGTGGAAGGCATGAGCTGCGGCCACTGCGTCGGCCGCGTCACCAAGTCGGTGCAGGGCGTCGACCAGGACGCCAAGGTCACGATCGACCTGCCGACCAAGAAGGTGAAGATCGAGAGCGGCGCCGACCTGGACGCGATCGCGGCGGCGATCGACGAGGCCGGATATCCGGTGAGCGCGCGCTCGGCGGCCTGA
- a CDS encoding nuclear transport factor 2 family protein produces the protein MRLLPVLLLAALSSCLPAPAHADAAGGGVGASVASREVSAIRDAEHKRAMAVAGRDVEALRNLIGGEYYHVESNGRVRTKTEFLQALARDEFRLSNYGVDEMEITLVGGGRAAVVTGRFHAHMQTLHMVRQFRGRYVRIWTLHPEGWRNTLHQSTEIRPATTVPAGEPRNLPLQ, from the coding sequence ATGCGCTTGTTACCGGTCCTTCTGCTTGCCGCCCTCTCCTCCTGCCTTCCTGCCCCAGCCCATGCCGACGCGGCCGGCGGCGGCGTCGGCGCCAGCGTGGCGTCGCGGGAGGTATCGGCCATCCGCGACGCCGAGCACAAGCGCGCCATGGCCGTCGCCGGCCGTGACGTCGAGGCCTTGCGCAACCTGATCGGCGGCGAGTACTACCATGTGGAAAGCAATGGCCGGGTGCGCACCAAGACCGAATTCCTGCAGGCCCTGGCCCGCGATGAATTCCGCCTATCCAACTACGGTGTCGACGAGATGGAGATCACCCTGGTCGGCGGCGGCCGCGCCGCTGTTGTGACCGGGCGCTTCCACGCCCATATGCAGACCCTGCATATGGTGCGCCAGTTCCGTGGCCGCTACGTGCGGATCTGGACCCTGCACCCCGAAGGCTGGCGCAACACCCTGCACCAGAGCACCGAGATCCGCCCGGCGACGACCGTGCCGGCGGGCGAGCCGCGCAACCTGCCGCTCCAGTAA